The sequence gctctagaagttggtgatggacagggaagcctggtgtgctgcagtccatgtggtcacaaagagttggacacgactgagcaactgaactttgCTGTCCTTCAACATTATGCCCTTGCTTACTTATTTTTGTTAAGACCACAGTGTCTTGGGCAAACCTTTGATTTGAAGAAATGTTTGATTACTGGGTTTTGAAGTTAGAGATTGCTCTCTGGGATGAGGGAAGGATTCACTCCAAATGAGTAtcctcattttcatcatttttgacATCACAatgctaattttaaattttccaccTCAAGAGGAGTAAacacaaatgcatatatatagttttatgttcaaagagatacatgtatgtatattcatTCAATAAGCCTAGcatatgtatcatttttcttccaCATGGTACATTGCCAGCCACTTGATGTGCATTACACAGCAAAGATCTCACTGCTGGGTGATGGTCCTGGTCTGATTGTCCATTGCCCTCCCTCCTCTTGGATTTGATACATCAGTGACTCACAAGCCACATGGGCTGTTCATGGCACCTTGGAATATCAAAGCTGGataccatatacacacacatatatatgtatatatgtgcattaatatttgtataactgaatcacttcgctgtttacctgaaactaacacaacattgtaaatcagctatactttaattaaaaaaaaaaaaaactacataccCTTCAAATGTACCTATGTACAAATGGGAAAAATGAGGCCCCAAATTGAGATGTGACTTGGATAGGAATTCAGACTCACTGTCCTTCTCCCTTCCCGTGACACCTCCCATATGATGACTGGTGACAATGGGACGTGTCTTTTTACACTTTACACATGGACCCTCAACTGTATTCTTCCACCCGCTGATCACAGTGAGTCAAGGAAAGTGAGCTGGGAGCAGCCTGGGTCAAGGAATTTAACAATGATCAGAAGTTCTGTCTTCGTGGAGCAGAGTTCTGTCTGGTGTGCTCTTGGCTGGGTTCTGAAATGGAATCTCACCAGTTTGTATCACTCTCTGCTTACCTGTGCCAGGGTACTTTTCCCTGGACCCCTTAGCCCTTGCAGCCGCTGTGTTTGTCCAGGCTGAAGGTGACAGGGAACAAGAGGGTGCAAAGAGCAGAGCAGCAGGTTTGACCTGGAATCAAGCCTTCTGTTCTCTTCACACCCTCTTTCTGGGCCCTGTGGTGTCCAGGTATCTTTCCCAGAGGCCTTCCATTCTTGCTCATACTTCAGAACCTAGAAGCTAGGCTCATCAACCCCGTTAAGGTATCTCTGCTTCTCCAAGGTGGCCCTTCTATGGATGAAAGAGCTGTGGGGGAGAAAAACCAAGGAAACCAAACACAGAGCTCAAAGTCATAGTACCAGTGATGTCATCCATTTGTATCCCTTTGCAGAAACTGGCCCCTTTGGTTCTTATTCTTCATTAGCAAAATGGAGATGCTCCTTGCTCTCTCACTGGGCTGTCGGAAGGCAGAACAGACATGCTTGTATCCTCCAGTCTCACGGCCATCAGTGTGTAATACTTGGAAATCAATACttatatccttttataaaaaCATACTTCCAGACTCCAATCAACCCATCATTGGAACATCTACTGcactccttcctttttttctctgtttcctggtCCTTCCTCAAATACTTTTCTTTATGTCCATGCGGCTCTTTAGAAATCTCTTTCAAGGGCTCTCCAGAAACCTTCCTTCCCTGCGCAGTACCctcctcctcatttttttttttttttcaataagatGAACGCAGGTACCAAGCCCTTACGATCCTCATCATCGTGTACCTGTGGCATGGGGAAACTTGTGGGAAGAAAAGGGCAGATTAGAGAGCATTCATTGTGGTTAGGGATGAGGGCATGATGTGAGGGAGAGGTCTTTGGCAGCAGtaaaaagcagaattttaaagatTGTTTGCATGCCTCCTAAACAAAACATAAATCTTATCTCCCTGCTGGTTCATATCCACCCTCGTTCATATTTGGGATATTATTGGCTGAGAGCTGAAGTGAAATAGAAATACTTAGTCACAAACAACACATTTAAGAAAAATGCTCACACTTCCTTTGTGATTTTCTGAATGTCTAGTAACATTCTCATATGTGTATCCATGAAGTCTAAATATTGtcttaagagagtagatctttaaAGTTATCACCCCTAAAACTGGCAATTATGTAAGGGGGTGAAGGGGACAGCTAGCCTTattttggtaatcattttgcagtatatatgtatatcaaatcatcacatcaTACATCTTAAGCTAAcatatgttatatgtcaataatatctcaaaaaatctcaaaaaaacaaacaataaacaaaaatattgccTTTGTCTAAGCTAGAGCTTCTCAAAGTGTTTGCCTGAAATGTCTTACTaaagagaagagagtgaaggCAGACAGGGAATGTGAGACCAAACCATGAGTGTGTTAATAGTGATAGGATGCAATATTTCATCCCAAAACTGTGccttttaatataaatgtaatatttaaagAACAGGTTTTTGGAGCCCATGCAAGATTTTAAATGCCTATTCTATTTGATAACACATTTTGTGGAAAATCAGGAAATAACAGACATAGTTCTCTTGATATGACCGTCATTGTATGAGTTGATGTACCTTTTTGACAAATATTGGTTGGCTTCCCACTGTGTCACTTAAAGAAACTCAAGATCTTTGTGCTGAGCAAGTGAAACTTTCAAAACGGAcacaatgaaaataaagcatTGGAATTTGTTTCAAAGTCTTCTTAAGTGTTAACCATGATCAGATTATATCTTATAAGCAGACAAAATACCATTGTTATTTTTCACCCAGTACAAACATTAATCACTGTGTATACCTTTTCATCCGTGTCATATAAACTATTTGTCACTAGATTAAAACAACCAATTAGACTTTTCAATTAGTAGCATTTGTTTCACAGGTATGTTTAGCAGGTACCTTCTATCCAAAAGGCTCTGAGGTAGGTGTTTGGGGCAGGGAGAATCACTGAAAGATGCCAGGCAAAAAGCTAGCCTTCCGGGATCCTAAAAATGTGTGGAGCTAATAAAACATTCCCACAAATAATTAAATTACTGACTGGGAAGTGTTAAGTGCCCTTAGAGTTTAGAAAAAGTGTTCAGAGAATCTTGAGAAGAGAGGAATAACTTAGAAATGGGGTGATCAAAGAAAGTTCATGGAAGAGGGTGCAGTTGACCTGAGCATCAGTGGATGAGACACATTTGGATATAAAGAAACTCAAAAGTAGGACATTTCAAGAGAAAGGAATCTTAAAAGCAGGGAATGTTAGGTGTGAGATGGTATTTTTTAGCTGCTCTCCAGGGAAAGGAAACAACAAAACGTTGATTGGAAAGATAGTTTGGATCTTTTTAACACAGTGGGGAACTTATAGTTCAGAAAGAGATAGGGACTCAACGGCGATGACAAGCAGAGATGTGACACCAGACTCTAGAGTCTGTCAGTGGAGAAGGGACAAAACAGTCTAGGCAGAAGGACAGCATAGATTTGAATGGTCATGGAAAGATGTCCTGGGAACAGTGAGATCTCTGTTATGGCCTGAGTGCATGTGGAATGAGAGAGGCTGCAAGGCAAGACAAGACAAGAAAGGAAGGTTGCAGACAAATGCCAAGGGAATTATATGCCAAGCTAAGGAGTTTGGTGTTTACCCACTACAGACACAACAGCTGATGGAGAGTTTGTAAGATAACTCTGTGGGCAGGGTGGAGCCTAGGCTAACAGAGATCGGCTGGCTTTTACTATACAGGGCcagatcataaatattttagactttgtgaaCCATGTATGATCTCTGCTGGGTAttcttgttctttccttttctctttcttaaattctttcttgcctttattcataagttctttctttcctttcttctttttcataacaattctttttttaaaaaaattatttttaattgaaggataattgctttacaatattggcttGATGTCTtctgtacatcaacatgaatgctttttttaaaattgtaaaaaccaTTCTCCTCTCCTTTGGCCCTCTAGAAGTGAAATGACAGAGGTAGCAGATAGAAATCGGACACAGGCTATTGTGAAGAAGGTCTGGTCTAAGGTGGTGGTTATAGAGATAATGGTGAGGAGGTGCATGGGGATGGGTCTGAAGCAGAATTAGTTTCAGCAGTTGCTTGACGATGGGGAAttaggaaggaaagggaaaatcaAGTATGATTCTGAGGCTTCTTGCTTGAGAGACTAGGTATTAACTTCTCACCAAGACTATGCTTGTCCCACCAAGACTTTGCTCTCATCAAAACTGCAGGGAGTTTTGAAAGAAGATGGATTCAGTTTTGAAGCTGCAGAGGTCGATGTATCTGTGGGTCATTCAGGGAAAGGGTGTCTGGGGACAGTTGGCTCCGTGGGTCTGAGGCCAATTTTCCTCCCATCCAGAACATGCACCTCACGGGGAGCCTCTGAGGCAATAGGTCAGAAAGTATGGAGTGTCGTGAGAGTCTACAGGACAGGAAAGAGCTGGTCCTGAGGAAGCTCAGACTGGCCCCAGGATTTGGGATGTTGGAGAGGCTGAGAGTGGTACCTGGGAAGACCAGGTAGGGAGCTCTTGTGATCATCATCTAAGAGAGAGGGAGTCTATCTCAGATTGCGTGATGACAGTGGGACGGAGAGAAGGCAGCAGCTGGGGGTGACAGCATGGGGCAGAACCTTGAGGGCTTGGCAGGGTGTGCACGGGGGCAGAAAGAGGCCTTCTGTGAGCGCTGTCCTCGAATTCCCGTGTCTTGGGATAATGCCCCCTCTAGTCTTTCTTCTTCTAGGTCTTGTCTTAGAAACCTAGCTAAGTGACTGAAGCCCACAGAGCATATAACCTGACTCCTTTCATAGCTTTCCATTTTTGCAAATGTCCCCTTTTAGAATACAGTAAAGGATGGCCATGTGCCATCTTGCAAAACCCTTCGCATAATCTCCATTCACAGAAAAGcgaaatgtcaaaaaaaaaaaaaaagaacactcagtaaaagagttctttaaaaagatttaagaTTTTGGAACTAGGTTACATCCTAACCAAGGGCTTTAAAATTGTCTCAGTCTAGGGTACACTGCCAATCAAGGTGAACTTGCATGTCATCAGTTTCCCTGCAACGTGTCACAGTGGATCTCAACAGTCGCTCGTGACCTTATTTAGCTCCTCTTCCTTGGAAGTTTGAGTGCCGTTGAGAAATGGTAACTCTGTACACATCTTCCCAGTGCATTTAGCTGCTgtattaaaacacacatataatcACCTCTGTCCACAGTGCACCCACTCTAACACTCAAGATGCTTGGCGGTTAGACTAGAAAGGGCACAACACcgtttttttgtctgtttggcaATTAACCATTCACTGGCTTTTTTTGTTGTAACATGCACTTCCTTTCTCTTGTTTTCGTTCAAGCTGTGTACGCCATGGAAATTAATGTGGAGAAAGACAAACAAACGGGAGAGACCAAGACTCTCTCTACACCCACCATTGGCCCAGAGGGGGTCCATCAGAGAGGAGTCAAAGTCTTTGATGATGGTACCAAAGTAGTGTATGAGGTGCACTCAGGAGGCACCATAGTAGAAAACGGAGTGCACACATTAAGCTCAAAGGATGTAGAAGAGCTTATTCAGAAAGCTGGACAATCAAGCTTAAGAGGAGGGCACGTGTCAGAAAGGACTGGGATTGCAGATGGGAGCCTCAGCCACCCTAAGGAACACATGCTCTGCAAAGAAGCCAAGTTAGAAATGGTCCATAAGTCTAGGAAAGATCATTCTTCTGGGAACCCAGGGCAGCAGGCTCCAGCCCCCAGCACTGAAGGGCCGGAGGCAAACTTGGATCAGCCAGTCACCATGATTTTCATGGGCTACCAAAATATCGAGGATGAAGAGGAGACGAAGAAGGTGCTAGGCTATGATGAAACCATCAAGGCTGAGTTGGTCCTCATTGATGAAGATGATGAGAAGTCACTGAGGGAGAAGACGGTGACAGACGTGTCCACCATTGATGGGAATGCAGCCGAGCTGGTGTCCGGGAGACCCATCTCAGACACCACTGAGACACCCTCATCCcctgaagggaaggaagagagctTGGCCACGGAGCCAGCCCCAGGTACCCAAAAGAAAAAGCGCTGTCAATGCTGTGTTGTCATGTGACcacttctttcttcccctttcttccgGGCAGCCTCTGTGCTCTCCACCACTTACGTAGACCTCACTGTACCACTAACTGCGATACTGTGAACTGGAAGCAAACACCTGCCTTGCCTTGCAGTTGGATTGCTTTGAtccctcttatttttttcccctttcattttttttctccagtttcctCAGCTCAGAGAcaacatgcatgtgtgtgcttcaCTCTTTCCAAGAACTTGCTTTTCCTCTAAACTTTTCCTTGTGTCTTCAAGAGGGAATCGGTTCCTTACTGCTCGATTGGAATGGACTCTTCATATCAGCCAGTGATCTCGTAGCCTTAATTCATTTGACTGGAATTGAACCCGTGGGCACCAGGGGAATCATTTTGTCGTGTTCCTATCATGTAGTCACACATCGCCAGGTCGCTGATTTCTCACTTGCCTCCCTTACTGTGGATCTTTGCTTTTGTATCTTATGTGGCAAAATGCTGTGGGGTCTAGCCAGACACTGGTGTAGCCAAAAGTGGACCTTACTTAGTTTGTTCGATCTAGGGTGATGCTTTTTGCTGCCTTACATAAGCTTCCAGGTTACAGTATTGTGCATCTCTGGCTTTCCTTCTGTTAAAACTGAAATGAAGTtgatgtaaaagaaaaagaacccagTGCTTATTACAGCTGAATTATAGGGACTAATTCCATAACCTGCCCATCAGCAGCTGTCTCTCTTTCTTATGACTTAACTGATGGACCCATTATATAAGAAGCACCATTTTTAACTTTCTAAGGACATGAAACAAGCATTGTTTTGAGCATCAGTAGTGATCTCCAAACTTAGGCAAATCCCTGAACCTTGCTTttattctctaaaaaaaaaaaagtgtaaatttttgtattgttttctttttcatggatATATTCCGATCAGTTAATCTGTTTTCAATGAAGTGGTCATTTTGAGAAGTTTCTCTGTAGTGACCATATTTCTAAAACAGGCCTTCTGACCTGCAGTGGTTGCTGGCATGCTTCCGGTCCATCCATTGTGGACGGTGCTGTTCCTGAATTAACTCTTCATTCACCTGCCCTGTTGATTCCAGAGCTTTCCATCTGGACTCTTTTCTTTATGTccctacaaaaaagaaaatgttacctGTACCTTCACCGTGTAGGTTTATCCACCCCgcaaaattaaactttaaaatgtagGGGGGGACAAAAGGtttcaaagatgaagaaagacCTCTCTTATCACTTTAAGTACTTTGAATTCATTCCAAAATACTGATGGAGTGAGTGGCACATAACTGAGCTTCTTCAATATTGTTTTCTCAACTTATAAAGATTCCAGAACATCAAGGGTGGTTTTTATCTAGAACACAATGAACAGTTCTTTAAATTCTTAGCATTTCTCCCAAAGCAAATAGCCACAGGTATAAAAGAACCAAAGGGAagcaatataataaaataataatagagcaATGAAATAAAGCTGTAGCATTTgaattgattttaaaacaaatatatcttttaagttttttgCCAAATGTTCTTAGTATTGTTGCAGATAATTCACAAATTTATCCATGTTCCATAgaacctaaattttaaaaatatatgataagATGCACTAGATCAAGTTCAACTTCCGTGAAAAGTATTGAGAGGAGGCAAAAGCAAAGTGACCTGGAGAGAATTTTATTTCAGAACCAACTCAATTTGTCCTAAGTAGCTTTCTTAGtgctaaatttattatttttaatatattggctTGAAATTGTACTTATTCCAGTTAGAAGGGGGAAAAACaatgttttttagttttcaaacAATTACACTTAATGAGCACAAAATAAGTCATTTGATCACCAATATGTAAaccaaaaaaagtttaaaaagggaaaattaatgAGCTAAGTTCTACTTTCTAAGGTGATTCCATCCATGGCTTGATTTTGAACAGCTGAGGGAATTCTCTCTAACTCTCAGGTTCAGCAAAGCAgctgtttttaaataaaactgctcTATTATCTAGAAATAATATCTGGTTTTGCTGCCTATAAACCTCACTACTTTCAGCTTCATGCTCCTCAGTAAATGCTTGTTTAAGcatcattttaaaagttagaagAAGACAAGCCAGAGAAAcctattagaaaaagaaagcagcTTCAATGTTTTGGACAAtctctgattttaataatttatttagaaagaaataatataagtttctgatatatttttttttcctcacttgaGGATGAAAACTATTCCGTATGAGTTTTTAAAAGCACAGTTAGTGAGTGGAATGATAGAATTTAGCCTTGGGTGTGTTGTTTGATAAACAGAACCAGAGTCTCTCAGGACAGCTGATTCCCTGATCTGACCTAAGCTTCCATCAGTGAGTTAGTTTTTCATGAAGAAAATTTTCTGTACCTCTCACTACAACACCACACATGAGATCTAACAGACCAGTGATATTCTGTGCTCTCATTTATTGATAATTAGTGTAGGGGTTAGCAGATTATATGAATTAAAGCTCATTCTCTGCATTTACTAGGGAAACTTATGATTTAAATGGTTTTTCAAGTAAGATGTGTTACCTTTATGAAAAATGATGTGTGGCCACAAAAAATGAAGATGTGTTTGGATAtggcatatatatttgtatagctTGCCTCGTTTTCCTGTCACAGTGGGGGATTCAGAGTCAGCCAGTTCTTTAATGGGATGAAACCTGTAATCGCATCTACAGCAAAAAGGAACTATCTTTCATAGTGAAGATATAAACAGAATTGTGACTGTGAACATTCTACCTTTCCTGCTGGTGCTGGCATTGTCTCTGTAAAAACTTCATGATGTATGGCATCATGCCCTTCAAAAATTCAGGGTGTTGACCTACATCACCAGACTAATTAGAGAATCAGTAAGAAAGCTATCAATACAAAACCATGGTCATTTTTGAGGTCATAGTTGGACTTTCTTTCCAAATCATAGACTCAGAACCCTTTTAAAtgggaagagggaaaggagggaCATTTCATTTACTTATAAATAGATTCTCAatggcatgaaattaaaaagattctTTTAGAGTTAAAATGGTAAACATAAATCTTGCATATCCTGAAAAATCGTGGTGACTTGTATACCTTTGActtgttttttccctttgatgTGCAATAGGACAAAAGGAaggggattttcttttttcactctgtGCTTTATTTACTTacaattatattattttccttatataaGCAAAATTAGTTGCCTCTAAAAGTGATTTGACAGTGTCCAGTAATGTCACTTAATATTGGGAGTAAAGAGGACAAGACACTAGGAATTCCTTTCTGGCCAAACCCCAATCATGGTTTCCTAAAACTATCCAAAGGCTTtcagaaaacacaaacaaattCTAGAGTTGATTTGATTTGACTCTGAAATGTTAATGACGCATATCAGCTTCTGATTCCCCTCTAGTCCATTTTACTTTTTCTGGcaataaatgtgtttttcctaAATGCAAGGAAACCTTTATTTGGTTAGGGGTAAGTTTttataaaagggggaaaatatcTCTATGTAATTTCCTAGAGATACAGTATCACCTCTGGAGCAAAACGTTGAGCCCAAGTCTGAAAACAGCTTATTTCTTTTCACTTCGTTCAGAATTACATTTCAAGGGACCATAGAACACCCTTGATGATGACCATTTATTTAATGCCAGTGAACCAGTGGGTAGCAAAAGAGGTGGCGGGAATACGGTGATAGAGGCAAAAACTAAATCACTAAACCagttgttcctttaaaaaaaaaaagtaactctgTCAGTGTAAAACACAGATGAACACAGGCAAAATACGCATGGAGGACTTACTTTTGTTCTCACTTAAAATCTAGAAGCTCAGCCATCTCTGTTTGTTAACAGACCCACTTGTGGAGTTCAGCCCACCAAAGGGCCCATACCTTGTGGGAATATTCTGATCTCCTGCAATGTTACTTTGTTTACAACAAAAACCATTCCAAGGCAAGAACAGTTTTATGTTGTACTTTGGCAGTGTGCACATTCATCATTGAAACCAAGAATTCTCAGCATGGTTAAAAGATAAGTTTCCGAAACTCTGTAGATGTGTAATCTTTTAGAAGCTCCTCAATTTATTAATCAAGGTATGTGTAGCTCTGCTGATGAGGACAGAACCAGAAAGCGTCTCTTGTGCTACTGGGTAGTATTATTATGACCCAGCGCATACATGGAATGATGGTATATATCACAAAACAATTCCAAGTAATGAGCAGGATGAGATCTTGGATTCCTGGGACCAGTTCATCTTCATTGTGAAGACCTCTTCTGGTCTTATCAGGAAAACTTCCCTGCATTttcttgggaaaaagaaaagtccaTCTTTTATGAGGAGCACGATGCTgatatatatctgtattttcaTAGCTTCAGCAAACTCCATAATATAACCCCCATTTTAATAGAAACCAAAATACTTATTATTTGAATGTAGAAAGGCTAGAATAAAAATTACATCCTGAAAGTTTCCAGGGGTAATTTCCCTGGGGAATCCTTGAATCAGCCTTGTCCTACCACCCCTTAATTTTGTATGACTTAAATAGGCCTCTGTGTCCCCTCTCCACTCCAGTCTAAAAGGTCTGAACTGTAGCACAAAAAACTTGCTGTCAGTGTGAAAATACCATATGTATCTTGTGGGGACCACAGACTTTCTGCATCAAAGATCTGGGCAGCCTTAACTTTTATAAAAGAATTTTCAATGCTGTCTTTTACTAAGCAGGGAAACAAAATGTTTCCTGAAATTAATGACTTTTCTATATTTTGTGACTATTTTCTAAGTTTCTACAGGTTCATCTTTTCCCCATATTGCCTCTTACTAGTCACCTGGGGCTATTTTTTGCAAGTCATTGCATTTTTATCAAAAGAAAAGTACATCTCATGAACCACAAAATTCCCTCTAGACTTCAGGCAGTCCTTCTGGAGTAAaagaacagaaacacagaaagaaatgaatgacaGGGTGGCTTTTGTGTTCCTATGGTTAATGTACTGTATGGTATATATGTTTACAGAATGTATCTGCCTTGTGATGTTA comes from Cervus canadensis isolate Bull #8, Minnesota chromosome 30, ASM1932006v1, whole genome shotgun sequence and encodes:
- the PALM2AKAP2 gene encoding paralemmin-2 isoform X6 gives rise to the protein MEMAEAELHKERLQAIAEKRKRQTEIEGKRQELDEQILLLQHSKSKVLREKWLLQGIPAGTAEEEEARRRQSEEDEFRVKQLEDNIQRLEQEIQALESEESLISAKEQIILEKLKETEKSFKDFQKSFSSADGAVYAMEINVEKDKQTGETKTLSTPTIGPEGVHQRGVKVFDDGTKVVYEVHSGGTIVENGVHTLSSKDVEELIQKAGQSSLRGGHVSERTGIADGSLSHPKEHMLCKEAKLEMVHKSRKDHSSGNPGQQAPAPSTEGPEANLDQPVTMIFMGYQNIEDEEETKKVLGYDETIKAELVLIDEDDEKSLREKTVTDVSTIDGNAAELVSGRPISDTTETPSSPEGKEESLATEPAPGTQKKKRCQCCVVM